A portion of the Segatella copri DSM 18205 genome contains these proteins:
- a CDS encoding aldose 1-epimerase family protein, with the protein MEQIKNDQLTLEISSLGAELQSIKDANGNEYLWDGDEKYWNRHSPILFPIVCGLWKDTYRTEGKEYHLPRHGFARDTEFKLVGKTADRLTFALIDNEETQKNYPYHFNLAISYRLQGNEIHVIWHVENTDDKEIFFQIGGHPAFMVPGCKKGEEMKATLKLDNEAPVRLYGNVGGCIDRQAKETVETDKGIWEVNEETFAEDAVIFDKSQVKQVSILNEQGEPHVTLEFKTPAVGIWNPAGKHAPFICIEPWYGLNDWAEYDGEFKDKYLMNRLQPGASFMSEYIIRIEK; encoded by the coding sequence TCGGAGCAGAACTTCAGAGCATCAAGGATGCTAATGGTAATGAATATCTCTGGGATGGCGACGAGAAATACTGGAACCGCCACTCTCCTATCCTCTTCCCTATCGTATGCGGATTGTGGAAAGACACTTATCGCACAGAGGGCAAGGAGTATCACCTTCCTCGCCATGGTTTCGCACGCGATACAGAGTTCAAACTCGTTGGCAAGACTGCCGACCGCCTCACCTTCGCGCTCATCGACAACGAAGAGACTCAGAAGAACTATCCTTACCACTTCAACCTTGCCATCTCTTACCGCCTGCAGGGCAACGAGATTCATGTCATCTGGCACGTAGAGAATACCGACGACAAGGAAATCTTCTTCCAGATTGGCGGTCACCCAGCATTCATGGTTCCTGGCTGCAAGAAGGGCGAAGAAATGAAGGCTACCCTGAAACTCGACAACGAGGCTCCTGTTCGTCTCTATGGTAACGTAGGCGGATGCATCGACCGTCAGGCTAAGGAAACCGTAGAAACCGACAAGGGTATCTGGGAAGTAAACGAGGAGACTTTCGCTGAAGATGCTGTTATCTTCGACAAGAGTCAGGTTAAGCAGGTGAGCATTCTCAACGAGCAGGGCGAACCTCATGTAACCCTCGAGTTCAAGACTCCAGCCGTAGGTATCTGGAACCCAGCAGGCAAGCACGCTCCATTCATCTGCATCGAGCCATGGTATGGTTTGAACGACTGGGCTGAATATGATGGCGAGTTTAAGGACAAGTATCTGATGAACCGTCTGCAGCCAGGTGCAAGTTTCATGAGTGAGTATATCATCAGAATTGAGAAATAA